Proteins found in one Planctomycetes bacterium MalM25 genomic segment:
- the fucP_2 gene encoding L-fucose-proton symporter, whose protein sequence is MAESQITIADSLPDEKPQASAAGPFAVVTSLFFFWGFITVMNDVLLPYLKESFVLSYFQAGLIQFAFFSAFFVVSLIYYLISLRGADPIQRMGYKRLILVALVICAAGCALFWPASVTTSYPFFLGALFLLATGVTLLQISANPYAAVLGKPENASARLNLAQGFNSLGTTLAPIAGGLLLYRVFASDDANSLESVHTPYLIYAGMFLALAVVVAFCKLPAIKSDQVATKATSGALGFPQLRLGMAAIFLYVGAEVAIGSYLINFISDPGVMGWAESIASVYLAYYWGGAMIGRLCGAVALRSGPSLAHKATMMVLLACGLTILVYLMTGLRFEEGQLTIQLAPLASIAPFPALVAGCLAAFAFGKGCPAKTLACFSVCLIALLVVAATTGGQVAMWAALGAGLFNSIMWSNIFTLSIDGLGEHTPQASSLLVMMIVGGALFPLLMGRSADLIGVRLSFLVPVISYFYIGFFGLWNAKRLASKRGATA, encoded by the coding sequence ATGGCGGAATCCCAAATTACTATCGCCGATTCGCTGCCGGACGAGAAGCCACAAGCTTCGGCCGCTGGCCCGTTCGCGGTCGTAACCTCGCTGTTCTTCTTCTGGGGCTTCATCACGGTGATGAACGACGTGCTTCTCCCGTACCTGAAGGAGAGCTTCGTCCTGTCGTACTTTCAGGCGGGACTGATTCAGTTCGCCTTCTTCAGCGCGTTCTTCGTCGTCTCACTGATTTACTACCTGATCTCGCTGCGCGGCGCCGACCCGATCCAGCGGATGGGCTACAAGCGTTTGATCCTGGTCGCCTTGGTGATCTGCGCGGCGGGGTGCGCCCTCTTCTGGCCCGCGTCGGTCACGACCTCCTACCCGTTCTTCCTCGGTGCGTTGTTCTTGCTGGCCACGGGAGTGACGCTGCTGCAAATCTCCGCGAACCCCTACGCGGCGGTGCTCGGCAAGCCGGAGAACGCTTCGGCAAGGCTGAACCTAGCCCAAGGATTCAACTCGCTAGGGACCACGCTCGCCCCGATCGCCGGCGGGCTGCTGCTCTATCGGGTCTTCGCCAGCGACGACGCGAACTCACTCGAATCGGTGCACACGCCGTACCTGATCTACGCCGGCATGTTCCTCGCCTTGGCGGTGGTCGTCGCGTTCTGCAAGCTGCCCGCGATCAAGAGCGATCAAGTAGCCACCAAGGCGACCTCGGGCGCCCTAGGGTTCCCCCAGCTGCGTCTCGGCATGGCGGCGATCTTCCTTTACGTCGGTGCCGAGGTCGCGATCGGCAGCTATCTCATCAACTTCATTAGCGACCCGGGCGTGATGGGCTGGGCCGAATCAATCGCCAGCGTCTACCTCGCCTACTACTGGGGCGGGGCCATGATCGGCCGGCTCTGCGGCGCCGTTGCGCTGCGCAGCGGCCCCAGCCTCGCGCACAAGGCGACGATGATGGTCTTGTTGGCGTGCGGGCTCACGATCCTGGTCTACCTGATGACCGGTCTGCGGTTTGAGGAGGGCCAACTTACGATCCAACTCGCCCCGCTGGCCTCGATAGCCCCCTTCCCGGCTCTGGTCGCCGGGTGCCTGGCCGCCTTCGCGTTCGGGAAAGGCTGTCCCGCGAAGACGCTCGCCTGCTTCTCCGTCTGCCTCATCGCCTTGCTGGTGGTCGCTGCGACCACCGGCGGCCAGGTGGCGATGTGGGCGGCCCTCGGGGCCGGTCTGTTCAACTCGATCATGTGGTCGAACATCTTCACGCTCTCGATCGACGGGCTGGGTGAGCACACCCCGCAAGCCTCTTCTCTCTTGGTGATGATGATCGTTGGTGGCGCGCTGTTCCCGCTGCTGATGGGACGGTCAGCTGACTTGATCGGCGTCCGATTGTCTTTCCTGGTCCCGGTGATCAGCTACTTCTACATCGGCTTCTTCGGGCTGTGGAACGCGAAGCGGTTGGCCTCCAAACGAGGAGCCACCGCGTGA
- the betC_10 gene encoding Choline-sulfatase, producing MTPETSPPRRHRSGWARFVLLTLFLLGPSLCAAGDRLNVLMIVIDDLRPELHTYGIDAVSTPNIDAFARRGVRFNNAYCQYPVCNPSRSSFLTGKRPDELGIYNNETPLRQAHPELVTLPQAFRRAGYHTTGLGKLFHKGLDEKGKPTLFRDDASFDHAYRALGKSPAIGREGEGRFAGDGSIPWCRWIAAEGGDEAQPDGMLASEALRLLESAGEEPFFLGVGFHKPHDPFIAPREYFEPYKIGEIALPQAPSDRTPLSRYALPRSYDFSIFTDRDRREIKRAYQACVTFVDAQVGKLLDCLDRRRLWDDTIVIVMGDHGYHLGEHGWWNKVTVFELGARTPMIAWVPGAGGMGKDSDAVVELLDLYPTLIDYCGVEAPHRLSGKSLRPLLEGADTGAGPQAAYTQVTRGGIGMGFSVRTERYRFTQWGRAGEGGFELYEHPADPDEYHNLADDPAYARQIEELTTLLRAGFPSVN from the coding sequence GTGACACCGGAGACTTCTCCACCGCGGCGCCACCGCTCCGGATGGGCGCGTTTCGTCTTGCTGACTCTCTTCCTCCTCGGCCCGTCGCTGTGCGCAGCGGGCGACCGGCTGAACGTGCTGATGATCGTCATCGACGATCTCCGCCCCGAACTGCACACTTACGGCATCGACGCGGTCAGCACGCCGAACATCGACGCCTTCGCTCGGCGCGGCGTCCGCTTCAACAACGCTTACTGTCAGTACCCGGTCTGCAATCCGAGCCGTTCGTCCTTCCTCACGGGCAAGCGACCGGACGAGCTTGGCATCTATAACAACGAGACGCCGCTGCGGCAGGCGCACCCGGAACTCGTCACCCTCCCACAGGCTTTCCGCCGGGCGGGCTACCACACGACCGGTCTCGGCAAGCTCTTTCACAAGGGGCTCGATGAGAAGGGCAAGCCGACGCTCTTCCGAGACGACGCCTCGTTCGACCATGCCTACCGCGCCCTCGGGAAGAGCCCCGCGATCGGACGCGAAGGCGAGGGCCGCTTCGCCGGCGACGGAAGCATCCCCTGGTGCCGCTGGATCGCCGCCGAAGGGGGCGACGAAGCTCAACCCGACGGCATGCTGGCCTCCGAAGCTCTGCGGCTTCTCGAGTCGGCGGGCGAGGAACCCTTTTTCCTCGGCGTCGGATTCCACAAGCCGCACGACCCGTTCATCGCGCCGCGCGAGTACTTCGAGCCCTACAAGATCGGCGAGATCGCGTTGCCTCAGGCGCCGAGCGATCGGACGCCCCTGTCGCGCTACGCCCTGCCGCGGAGCTACGACTTCTCCATCTTCACCGATCGCGACCGTCGTGAGATCAAGCGTGCGTACCAGGCGTGCGTCACCTTCGTCGACGCCCAGGTGGGCAAGCTTCTGGATTGCCTCGACCGACGGCGGCTCTGGGATGACACGATCGTGATCGTGATGGGCGACCACGGCTACCATCTCGGCGAGCACGGGTGGTGGAACAAGGTGACCGTCTTCGAGCTCGGAGCCCGCACGCCGATGATCGCTTGGGTCCCGGGCGCCGGGGGAATGGGGAAGGACTCGGATGCGGTCGTCGAACTGCTCGACCTTTACCCGACCCTGATCGACTACTGCGGCGTCGAGGCCCCGCACCGTCTCTCCGGCAAGAGCCTGCGACCACTGCTCGAAGGCGCCGACACGGGCGCCGGGCCGCAAGCGGCCTACACGCAGGTCACCCGAGGCGGCATCGGCATGGGGTTCAGCGTACGGACCGAGCGTTACCGCTTCACACAATGGGGCAGGGCAGGAGAGGGGGGCTTCGAGCTGTACGAGCACCCGGCCGACCCCGACGAGTACCACAACCTCGCGGACGACCCCGCGTACGCCCGCCAGATCGAAGAGCTGACCACGCTGCTCCGCGCCGGATTCCCCTCCGTGAACTGA
- a CDS encoding Sodium:solute symporter family protein, producing MLAVSLSSTDLALVFAYVAALFIAGLWLRRRASAGLNHYLLADRKTPWWMLGVSGVMDFWDLAGSIVIVTFLFLLGPAGLFIEFRGGAVLLLAVVMLWTGKWRRRSGCMTGAEWMRFRFGDGPAGKLAQSARALGGISLFIGLVAYATKALGVFLSSIVPLTPSQAAMAVVTLVAGYSVFSGFYGLIAIQGLQFVCVLVSSAALIVLAMTTAPPFEELQQSAVAVTGNPEWGKVFPGAEVSLPPAYDAYEPLLFLASLYLVRNVLFGMGAGDDPKCFAAKTDADCPKLTLLWTSLMALRWPTMMAFAAIAISIAHDDQLSGADYQAASAAVRAHRPTGDWDAVVAKIAAAPDSQPSELCRSLEESLGPDWPPRLADLTEGGQLDLERLLPIVLERKVPPGLRGLVLVSLLAAATAGLSGWLNQAAGLFANDIYLVWFRPSASTAEQIAATWAMVLVIVGLGYLLAFSSATVNGIWSWLTMGLGSGLIFAQLLPLYWRRFNGIGFAAGLLGGVAAAAIQRVAFPFLPETWGVLNEEWCLLMLVSIAGLLASLIGTYLSPPTQRKVLTRFYLTTLPFGLWKQEEQNLCAEHLGKLRSHHARDLGGLPVALIYQITLFLAPMCAVIGDWKSATALGSAAAFCLGGLWLIRFRSLNEEADLVREIGEAHQELLGEA from the coding sequence GTGCTCGCCGTGTCGCTGAGCTCCACAGACCTCGCCTTGGTATTCGCCTACGTGGCGGCGTTATTCATCGCGGGGCTCTGGCTCCGCCGCCGAGCTTCGGCGGGGCTGAACCATTACCTGCTGGCCGACCGAAAGACGCCGTGGTGGATGCTGGGCGTCTCGGGGGTGATGGACTTCTGGGACCTGGCCGGGTCGATCGTGATCGTCACGTTCCTGTTCCTGCTGGGGCCGGCGGGACTGTTCATCGAGTTCCGCGGCGGGGCCGTCCTGTTGCTGGCGGTCGTCATGCTGTGGACGGGCAAGTGGCGTCGTCGGTCGGGCTGCATGACCGGCGCCGAGTGGATGCGTTTCCGCTTCGGCGACGGCCCCGCGGGCAAGCTCGCTCAGTCGGCCCGCGCGCTGGGCGGCATCTCGCTGTTCATCGGCCTCGTGGCCTACGCGACTAAGGCGCTGGGCGTGTTCCTCTCCTCGATCGTGCCGCTGACGCCTTCGCAGGCGGCGATGGCGGTCGTGACGCTTGTTGCCGGCTACAGCGTCTTCTCTGGGTTCTATGGGCTCATCGCGATCCAGGGCCTGCAGTTCGTGTGCGTCCTGGTGTCGTCAGCGGCCCTCATTGTCCTCGCCATGACCACGGCGCCGCCGTTCGAAGAGCTGCAACAATCGGCGGTCGCCGTGACCGGCAATCCCGAGTGGGGCAAGGTGTTCCCCGGCGCCGAGGTCTCGCTGCCACCCGCCTACGACGCCTACGAGCCGCTCCTGTTCTTGGCGAGCCTCTACCTGGTCCGGAACGTCCTGTTCGGCATGGGCGCTGGGGATGACCCCAAGTGCTTCGCCGCAAAGACCGACGCCGACTGCCCGAAGCTCACGCTCCTGTGGACCTCGCTGATGGCTCTGCGCTGGCCGACCATGATGGCTTTCGCGGCGATAGCGATCTCGATCGCACACGACGACCAGCTGTCAGGCGCCGATTACCAGGCCGCGTCGGCCGCTGTGCGGGCGCACCGCCCGACCGGAGACTGGGACGCGGTCGTGGCTAAGATCGCGGCTGCGCCGGATTCTCAGCCCAGCGAGCTGTGTCGATCGCTTGAAGAGTCGCTCGGCCCCGACTGGCCGCCTCGTTTGGCCGACCTAACCGAAGGTGGCCAACTCGATCTGGAACGGCTACTGCCGATTGTCCTCGAACGCAAAGTGCCACCAGGCCTGAGAGGCTTGGTCCTGGTCTCACTGCTGGCCGCGGCGACCGCGGGGCTGAGCGGCTGGCTCAACCAAGCGGCCGGTCTCTTCGCCAACGACATCTACCTCGTGTGGTTCCGCCCCTCGGCTTCCACGGCGGAACAGATCGCGGCGACCTGGGCGATGGTTCTCGTGATCGTCGGGCTCGGTTATCTGCTCGCGTTCTCTTCGGCTACGGTCAACGGCATCTGGTCGTGGCTGACGATGGGGCTCGGCAGCGGGCTGATCTTCGCTCAGCTGCTGCCGCTCTACTGGCGACGCTTCAACGGGATCGGCTTCGCGGCGGGCCTCCTGGGGGGCGTGGCAGCCGCCGCAATTCAGCGGGTCGCCTTCCCCTTCTTGCCCGAGACGTGGGGCGTGCTGAACGAAGAGTGGTGCTTGCTCATGCTGGTGTCGATCGCCGGGCTCCTCGCCTCGTTGATCGGGACCTATCTGTCGCCTCCGACCCAACGCAAAGTGCTCACCCGATTTTATCTCACAACGCTCCCGTTCGGGCTGTGGAAGCAAGAGGAACAGAACCTGTGCGCAGAGCACCTTGGCAAGCTTCGTTCCCACCACGCGCGCGACCTCGGCGGGTTGCCGGTCGCTCTGATTTACCAGATCACACTCTTCCTGGCCCCGATGTGCGCGGTCATCGGTGACTGGAAATCGGCGACGGCCTTAGGCTCGGCGGCGGCCTTCTGCCTCGGCGGACTATGGCTGATCCGCTTCCGATCGCTGAACGAAGAAGCGGACCTCGTCCGCGAGATCGGCGAGGCGCATCAAGAACTGCTAGGCGAAGCCTAG
- the pulG_4 gene encoding Type II secretion system protein G precursor, whose product MLGAVPFAFLVCRPKRPRRGFTLVELLVVIAIIGILVALLLPAVQAAREAARRAQCVNQLKQLGLAIINHEAAQQEYPPGSVVYGPWWRRNQELMPFDCTGSTDDCTGENWAIEILPYLEEQALYDMYDHDERNFALGDPDGDGQINQKVRDTRLEAMLCPSDAFAQEWGGALGPGSYQAMAGVIAQTDSGRWFNWTSPYIGSSNPTVDEMKDYFQYRGLFYNVGLPGLSVAKSANVIDGTSKTFMVGEFHVVNPTPDSRPLYWAVTQRWYARGEAMADPLLRSSDLQYCLDNMVTAPQWACSRAYGSSHPGDGGNWLRIDGSVAFLTTSIDGALYEALATIAGEDGF is encoded by the coding sequence ATGTTAGGCGCTGTTCCCTTCGCGTTCCTCGTCTGCCGCCCCAAGCGGCCGCGACGCGGATTCACGCTCGTCGAACTTCTCGTGGTGATCGCGATCATCGGCATCTTGGTGGCGCTGCTGCTACCCGCCGTGCAAGCAGCCCGCGAGGCCGCTCGCCGAGCGCAATGCGTCAACCAGCTGAAGCAGCTCGGGCTGGCGATCATCAACCACGAGGCCGCCCAGCAAGAGTACCCGCCGGGTTCGGTCGTCTACGGCCCCTGGTGGCGGCGCAACCAAGAGTTGATGCCTTTCGATTGCACCGGCTCCACGGACGACTGCACCGGGGAGAACTGGGCCATCGAGATTTTGCCGTACCTCGAAGAGCAAGCGCTCTACGATATGTACGACCACGACGAACGGAACTTCGCTCTGGGCGATCCGGACGGGGACGGCCAGATCAACCAGAAGGTGCGCGACACCCGGCTCGAGGCGATGCTCTGCCCATCGGATGCGTTCGCCCAAGAGTGGGGAGGCGCCTTGGGCCCCGGCTCCTATCAGGCGATGGCCGGCGTCATCGCTCAGACCGACAGCGGCAGGTGGTTCAACTGGACAAGCCCCTACATCGGCAGCAGCAATCCGACCGTCGATGAAATGAAAGATTACTTCCAATACCGCGGATTGTTCTACAACGTCGGTCTGCCGGGGCTGAGCGTTGCGAAGTCAGCGAACGTCATCGACGGGACCTCGAAGACGTTCATGGTCGGCGAGTTCCACGTGGTGAACCCCACCCCGGATTCGAGACCGCTCTACTGGGCGGTCACCCAGCGATGGTACGCCCGTGGCGAGGCGATGGCCGATCCGTTGCTCAGGAGCTCGGACCTCCAGTACTGCCTCGACAACATGGTGACGGCGCCCCAATGGGCCTGCAGCCGGGCGTACGGGTCGAGCCACCCGGGAGACGGCGGCAACTGGCTGCGTATCGACGGCTCGGTCGCTTTCCTCACCACCTCGATCGATGGCGCACTCTACGAAGCCTTGGCGACAATCGCGGGCGAAGACGGCTTCTGA
- the atsA_22 gene encoding Arylsulfatase, whose product MTLLSPPRRLGQTLLLLSAAIAAQAGGSECAGDETVRRLPNIIVIVADDMGYGDPGCFNPASRIATPHIDSLAASGMKFTDAHAPGPLCHLSRYGLLTGEYPFRTDVTLWPTEAVVREGQETIATVARRAGYQTSMVGKWHLGFDEKGYDKPLRGGPVDRGFDTFFGMRASTDIPPYYYIRGDRATEQPTASIEDDFSSDWSRIQGRRRLAGKIAPGMKLEEVLPRFTDEAIRVLESHVVDQEDRPFLHYLAYPAPHTPWLPSEEHRGESGAGLYGDFTQMVDAEIGRVVAALKNAGVWEETLLIFTSDNGPCWYDDDVAKFGHDSAGGLRGMKGDAWEAGHRMPFIVTWPGVVQADATSMRTICFTDLLATFADLLEQPLEDRIAPDSYSFLPELLDVQPEDKALRPPVVTQAGSAPEMFAIRHERWKLINGLGSGGFSKPKRIKTSESGPAGQLYDLDSDRGEQENLYEERASVVAGALRVLKRTQEEPIPRSALRPSDAVSTDTLHGKVMCGYQGWFNVPDDGMRLGWKHWVRTSKKPFGPGNVTIDLWPEVSELSEEERYATDFRLAGGDAAEVYSSVNEKTIRRHFEWMREYGIDGAFLQRFANGLTNDRILKNKDRVLAGVRSAAAATGRAYVVMYDLSGLKAGQTERVLDDWRELRNRRRVTSDASYLSHNGKPLVAIWGVGFSDGSKPREYTLDECRRLIAEIKASGCSVMLGVPSGWRTLTRDAMRDKRLHEVIEMADVISPWTPGRYRNREQVLTHAKERWTPDGEWCSERGVDYLPVVFPGFSWHNLTGDPLDDIPREGGRFLWSQCVAAKRAGAKMIYVAMFDEVDEGTAIFKCTNEPPVGEGVRFLTYEGLPSDHYLWLTGEAGRMLRGERPATRVLPRRNK is encoded by the coding sequence ATGACGCTCCTCTCGCCACCCCGTCGACTCGGCCAAACGCTCCTGCTTCTGAGCGCCGCGATCGCCGCACAGGCGGGCGGAAGCGAATGCGCGGGCGACGAAACGGTTCGGCGTTTGCCCAACATCATCGTCATCGTCGCGGACGATATGGGGTACGGCGACCCGGGATGCTTCAACCCCGCTTCGCGTATCGCGACGCCCCACATCGACTCGCTCGCCGCGAGCGGAATGAAGTTCACCGACGCCCACGCCCCCGGGCCGCTCTGCCATCTCTCTCGCTACGGGCTCCTCACCGGCGAGTACCCCTTCCGCACCGACGTGACCCTCTGGCCGACCGAGGCAGTCGTCCGCGAGGGGCAAGAAACTATCGCGACCGTGGCCCGGCGCGCCGGCTACCAGACCTCGATGGTCGGCAAGTGGCACCTCGGCTTCGACGAGAAGGGCTACGACAAGCCGCTGCGGGGCGGGCCGGTCGATCGCGGTTTTGACACCTTCTTCGGGATGCGTGCCTCGACCGACATCCCGCCCTACTACTACATCCGCGGCGACCGGGCGACCGAGCAGCCGACGGCTTCGATCGAAGACGACTTCTCAAGCGACTGGTCACGGATCCAAGGCCGCCGCCGGCTTGCCGGCAAGATTGCGCCAGGAATGAAACTGGAAGAGGTGCTACCGCGGTTCACCGATGAGGCGATCCGCGTCCTCGAAAGCCACGTCGTCGATCAAGAAGATCGCCCCTTCCTGCACTACCTCGCCTACCCGGCGCCGCACACGCCCTGGCTCCCCTCGGAGGAGCACCGAGGCGAAAGCGGCGCCGGTCTCTACGGCGACTTCACTCAGATGGTCGACGCGGAGATCGGACGCGTGGTGGCGGCCCTGAAGAACGCCGGCGTTTGGGAGGAGACTCTGCTCATCTTCACGTCAGACAACGGCCCGTGCTGGTACGACGACGACGTGGCCAAGTTTGGTCACGACTCGGCCGGCGGCCTGCGTGGCATGAAGGGCGACGCCTGGGAGGCGGGCCACCGGATGCCGTTTATCGTCACCTGGCCCGGCGTCGTGCAAGCCGATGCAACCTCGATGCGGACAATCTGCTTCACGGACCTCTTGGCGACCTTCGCCGACCTCCTCGAGCAGCCACTCGAAGACCGCATTGCTCCAGACAGTTATAGCTTCTTGCCCGAGCTGCTCGACGTTCAGCCAGAAGACAAAGCCCTGCGTCCCCCGGTGGTCACCCAAGCGGGCAGTGCTCCCGAGATGTTCGCGATCCGACACGAGCGTTGGAAACTCATCAACGGACTGGGCTCGGGCGGCTTCTCAAAGCCGAAGCGGATCAAGACCTCCGAGAGTGGGCCTGCCGGACAACTCTACGACCTCGACTCGGACCGCGGCGAGCAAGAAAACCTCTACGAAGAACGCGCCAGCGTGGTGGCGGGCGCACTACGGGTGCTGAAGCGGACCCAAGAAGAGCCCATCCCACGGTCCGCCCTCCGCCCCTCCGACGCGGTGAGCACGGACACGCTCCACGGGAAGGTGATGTGCGGCTACCAGGGCTGGTTTAACGTGCCGGACGACGGCATGCGGCTCGGGTGGAAGCACTGGGTGCGGACATCCAAGAAGCCCTTCGGACCGGGCAACGTGACGATCGACCTGTGGCCCGAAGTCTCCGAGCTCAGTGAGGAAGAACGCTACGCTACCGATTTCCGCCTCGCCGGAGGGGATGCCGCCGAGGTCTACAGCAGCGTCAACGAGAAGACGATCCGCCGCCACTTCGAGTGGATGCGCGAGTACGGCATCGACGGCGCCTTCTTGCAGCGCTTCGCGAATGGCCTCACCAACGACAGGATCCTGAAGAACAAGGACCGGGTGCTGGCCGGCGTGAGGTCCGCCGCCGCCGCGACGGGGCGCGCCTACGTCGTGATGTACGACCTGTCCGGCTTGAAGGCGGGTCAGACCGAACGGGTGCTGGATGACTGGCGGGAGCTGCGCAACCGCCGCCGAGTCACCTCGGACGCGAGCTACCTCTCGCACAACGGCAAGCCGCTGGTCGCGATCTGGGGAGTTGGTTTCTCCGACGGCTCGAAGCCGCGAGAGTACACGCTTGACGAATGCCGCCGGCTCATCGCGGAGATCAAAGCCTCGGGGTGCTCCGTCATGCTCGGGGTGCCGAGCGGATGGCGGACGCTGACGCGCGACGCGATGCGTGACAAGCGTCTGCACGAGGTCATCGAGATGGCCGATGTCATCAGCCCCTGGACTCCGGGCCGCTACCGCAACCGAGAGCAGGTCCTCACGCACGCCAAGGAGCGTTGGACGCCGGATGGCGAATGGTGCTCGGAACGTGGCGTCGACTATTTGCCGGTCGTCTTCCCCGGCTTTAGCTGGCACAACCTCACGGGCGACCCGCTCGACGACATCCCGCGGGAGGGTGGTCGCTTCCTCTGGTCGCAGTGCGTCGCCGCCAAGCGGGCGGGAGCCAAGATGATCTACGTCGCCATGTTCGACGAGGTCGATGAGGGCACGGCGATCTTCAAATGCACCAACGAACCGCCCGTCGGCGAGGGAGTGCGATTCCTCACCTACGAAGGCCTACCGAGCGATCACTACCTGTGGCTCACCGGCGAAGCGGGGCGGATGCTCCGTGGCGAAAGGCCCGCGACCCGAGTTCTGCCGCGGAGGAACAAGTGA
- the cytR gene encoding HTH-type transcriptional repressor CytR produces MAKTKLAQVTDLLERRISNGDYARGGLPAERDLADECGVSRVTLRKALGELERRGLVERPPNRRPKLTASKTRKSTVEIAFLTPSLAPDSFSPDLQQWLSVSEHVAREHGARVRVQNYLHWDDPIVTESLRGYDGVFLVTSSEPIPEWTSTLLAQAEGLVSLSEDLSDLGIPSVVLFPPRETHLLLDYLHELGHEEIDCLNVQGHDAITTQRIEAWREWCDARGFAGCQLFDSPSSAEENIFESAMSSAEKWLTENAGRASAVLCVTLPAALGVVRAARSQGIEIGSDLSLCTIDNEGVGRFLSPSITSFERPSPRDFINDCLRWIEAGGAKDQWQRDLLYVPSKLQLIKGESSGPRNGSTH; encoded by the coding sequence GTGGCGAAGACGAAGCTGGCCCAGGTGACCGACCTGCTCGAGAGGCGTATCTCCAATGGAGACTACGCCCGGGGCGGTTTGCCGGCGGAACGCGACCTGGCCGATGAGTGCGGGGTGAGCCGAGTCACGCTCCGCAAGGCGTTGGGCGAACTCGAGCGGCGTGGGCTGGTCGAGCGTCCTCCCAACCGCCGTCCCAAGCTGACGGCCAGCAAGACCCGCAAGAGCACGGTCGAGATCGCGTTCCTAACGCCCTCTTTGGCTCCCGATTCCTTTTCGCCCGACCTTCAGCAGTGGCTTTCCGTGTCGGAACACGTGGCTCGCGAGCATGGGGCTCGGGTCCGTGTTCAAAACTACCTGCATTGGGACGACCCGATTGTCACCGAGTCGCTCCGCGGCTACGACGGCGTCTTCTTGGTGACCAGCTCCGAACCGATCCCCGAGTGGACCTCGACCCTGCTGGCTCAGGCGGAGGGCCTCGTCTCTCTGTCGGAAGACCTCAGCGATTTGGGGATCCCCTCCGTCGTGCTCTTCCCGCCGCGTGAGACCCACCTGCTGCTCGATTACTTGCACGAGCTGGGTCACGAAGAGATCGACTGCCTGAACGTTCAGGGGCACGACGCGATCACCACACAGCGGATCGAGGCGTGGCGAGAGTGGTGCGACGCCCGGGGCTTCGCGGGCTGTCAGCTGTTCGACAGCCCCTCGTCGGCTGAGGAGAACATCTTCGAGTCCGCTATGTCGTCCGCGGAGAAGTGGCTGACGGAGAACGCCGGCCGGGCTAGCGCGGTGCTCTGTGTCACGCTGCCCGCGGCGCTCGGGGTCGTTCGCGCGGCGCGTTCGCAGGGAATCGAGATCGGCTCTGATCTCTCCCTCTGCACGATCGACAACGAGGGTGTCGGCCGATTCCTATCCCCCTCGATCACCTCGTTCGAGCGTCCGAGTCCGCGCGACTTTATCAACGATTGCCTGCGATGGATCGAAGCGGGGGGAGCCAAAGACCAGTGGCAACGCGATCTGCTGTACGTGCCCAGCAAGCTCCAACTGATCAAGGGCGAATCGTCGGGCCCGCGGAACGGAAGCACGCACTAG
- the nagC gene encoding N-acetylglucosamine repressor, with amino-acid sequence MIASPSNPKNAPEPTVGSDPRIVLTLDAGGTNFAFSALRGGEPVGEACVLPSCGDDLEQSLQNLVQGFERLIDSLGDAPSAISFAFPGPADYPNGVVFNVGNLPAYGGGVAVAPFLEDRFGLPTYLNNDGDLFALGEAVAGVLPLVNERLIVSGSSRRCRNLFAVTLGTGLGGGAVINGELLRGDNSAAAEIWRLPSGLDGSLLAEEDASIRAIKRVYAQEASVDPAAAPTPAQIGEIAHGRAPGEADAAKRAFERFGRAVGATIATATCFFDGVVVLGGGLTGAADLFMPALLEAIGEPLNQHDGSGLPRLGHQVFDLRSEAGLAGFAHPGSRRVTVPGSTRTIACAPEPRLGVAISCVGANRATAIGAHAFAIQQLDKH; translated from the coding sequence GTGATCGCCTCCCCGTCCAACCCGAAGAACGCCCCCGAGCCGACGGTCGGCAGCGACCCGCGTATCGTCCTGACATTGGACGCAGGCGGGACCAACTTCGCGTTCTCTGCGCTGCGTGGCGGAGAGCCCGTTGGCGAGGCGTGCGTCCTGCCCTCTTGCGGCGACGACCTGGAGCAGAGCCTGCAAAACTTGGTGCAGGGTTTCGAGCGGCTGATCGATTCGCTCGGCGACGCTCCCTCAGCGATCAGCTTCGCCTTCCCCGGGCCGGCCGATTACCCGAACGGGGTCGTCTTCAACGTCGGTAACCTGCCGGCCTACGGCGGGGGCGTCGCGGTCGCCCCGTTCCTCGAAGACCGTTTCGGGCTGCCGACTTATCTCAACAACGACGGCGACCTTTTCGCCTTGGGCGAAGCGGTCGCCGGCGTGCTGCCACTAGTCAACGAGCGGCTCATCGTGTCGGGCTCGTCGCGACGCTGCCGCAATCTGTTCGCTGTCACTCTGGGGACGGGGCTGGGCGGTGGCGCGGTTATCAATGGCGAGCTGCTCCGCGGAGACAACTCCGCCGCCGCCGAGATATGGCGTCTGCCGAGCGGGCTCGACGGCTCACTCTTGGCGGAAGAGGACGCGAGCATCCGCGCCATTAAGCGGGTCTACGCACAGGAGGCGAGCGTCGATCCGGCCGCGGCCCCCACGCCGGCGCAGATCGGAGAGATCGCCCACGGCCGTGCGCCTGGGGAAGCGGACGCGGCGAAGCGGGCTTTCGAACGCTTCGGCCGTGCGGTCGGCGCCACCATCGCCACCGCGACTTGCTTCTTCGATGGCGTCGTAGTCCTCGGCGGAGGCCTGACCGGCGCCGCCGACCTGTTCATGCCAGCGCTCCTCGAGGCGATCGGCGAACCGCTCAACCAACACGACGGCTCGGGCCTGCCACGCCTGGGGCACCAGGTCTTCGATCTACGGAGCGAAGCCGGGCTCGCCGGATTCGCGCACCCCGGCTCACGCCGGGTCACGGTCCCCGGATCGACACGCACGATCGCCTGTGCGCCCGAACCCCGCCTCGGCGTGGCGATCAGCTGCGTGGGCGCCAACCGCGCGACCGCGATCGGCGCCCACGCCTTCGCCATCCAACAACTCGATAAGCACTGA